The DNA region ttttttaaaccaaGTACAAAACGTATTGTACAAAATATGGGTGAAAAAATACATATGGGTGCCGGCCATTGCATTGCCagcaccaaaaaaatattttttaatcctTTCTAACATGGATGTCGGCCATGGGATTGCCGGTGCTACCGTGCACTGTTCCTTCTAGGTTATTTTtgttaatgtttttaaatttgggttgttcttgtaaatatttaatttttttgggtcATTTTGATAAAATAGCCAGAATCTAAGGTTTTCATCTCGAGATGTTTCCCAATTGAAGAAGAGTACGCCAACCAAAGAGTACGTCTTATAAGGGTTACCACCAAAAGTATGGCACGTTCGGTTTGTTCGAACACTATGTTAGGTGGGTTCTGTAACGTGATTGGTTGGGAATCAATTGAATGGATTGACTAGTCAAACTGCATCTGCATTggattctcttttatatttttcctGGGTTTTGTAGGGCATTTAAGGGACAAGTTTTGTAGGCATTCAACAGTTTTCAAGATCCACTAAGAGGaactaagtatatatatatggtaagaaGGGAACACTCAGATAGTTATTCTTCCTCCCGTTCTACGCTTTGATTCTCCTTAAGACTaaatattttcttcttcattaaATAGATAGCTAAGGTCTTTGGATTAGTCAATGGATATTCCATCCTCCTGGTAAGTCTGATATATCTGCAAGTTATGATATAAATAGTAGGTTATGAATAAAAGGCCTTGCGTGGGGGTCATCTGTAACTGAGATGTTAATAAACTGTCTGTAAATGGGATTTTAATAGAAGTTCCATAATCTTTTAAGCAGTTGTTGTTGCTGGTTCAGGTAGGATCATGGGAACAGGAACTTTGAGTTAAAGTAAAGGTGAGCTCTCAGGTGAGTCCGTAGTCTTAACTCCTACAAGTCATTCTTAAAAGTTTCTTCTTATGTTTGACGTCCCAATAATGATGCATGAGTCCTTGAGTGACTATTAAACATATGTCTAATCCTCGTATAGTATCTGCATAGGGTTTAAATGTGTGATGTGTTGTATGCATGAGTGCATGTAGTCCCATGAAGCAACTATATGTTTGTGCATGAAGCGTATTTTATGTTTCATGATTGTGTCAATGTGTGGTGAGCATGTCAAGAAGTATGATTCAGTTATGGGTATGAGTAAAGTCTTTATGAATGTGTATTTATGTTATATGTATGATGCATGattgaaaatgtttgagaaaTGAGGGTTTATCAGAATGTTGAGAAATTGTATGATATGAGATTGACACCACTCTGGTATTTGACAAAGTTTATCAGGATAGTAAACACGAATTTTGGTACGGAAAATCTAAGGAAAGACCATGGCCATGACACATTCTAGAAAGGGTGTATGAGCTGCATTTATCTACTTGGGTTCTGCGTGTCCTAGGGTAATGATGGGCAAACCTCGCGCGATGATGAGTTCAGGTAAATCCATATTGCAAACACGACATTTCATGTGGTGCCTTGGTGGCAATCAAATAGAGCCTTGTTAGGCAAATTATTTGTGAAGCCTTTGTGACGTATTCTGTgaagcctttgtggcatattTTGTAAAGCCTTTGTGGCTTACTCTGTAACGTCtaaatggctagtaatggttagTCGCCTTCATGGCGAAGTCTGGTTGCTCATTAAAGTAGTTCCTGAAGGAGTTTTCCTTACGGTGTCCTGATATATGACCTCGCTATGGTAATCTACCAGAGAAAGAATACAGCGAACTCAAAAAGTATGGGCGATGTAAGTCTCCAACAAGTCTAAGTAAATCCACATTTTGTAAAGAGGTTATTTAATTCTATGGTATGTGCGAAACGTGGGAACTTTCACAATTTGTAACACAATTATCTAGATTTCTAATAAATGACGTAAATGTCGCATTCATCAAGATAAATTAATTATTCGAGTTGAGAAGGTTATGATCTGACTAATATTCTATCAGCCACTAGATTCAGTATCAGAATCTGTCAATGGTAGGACCCACTTAGGAATTGTTCTAAGATTAGCCAATACAAAAGTCCAACAAAGGTAAAATCAGTATGTAGATCAATCTAAAAGATCAGTTATTGAAAGAATCTACCAAGAATGACATTTATGCGCAACATCTGAAAAAGGTATTCAACTTCTGTCTATGAGGGAAACTGCCGAAAATTGATGTCAATATGAATATACTTTGTGGAATACATCAGTCTCTATCTTCGAAAAGATTGTGAAATAGTTCCGCAATGAGAAGTGAATGTTGTAGTCTGCCATACGTATGGAATAATTGTATGATAGACAAGTGTAGAAATGAGCCTATATGAATCCAATGAGAGAAAGGAAAAGTATCAGCCAATATCAGAAAGAAATTTAGTACTTTTCAAGATTCAACTAGAAATGTTCAATGTGGTTAAAAATTTCTAAGGTCATACGAACTTACAAGCGTCTGTTCACAATGCGAGTTCCAGTTTGGATAATTCTGCCAATAAATCtacttacaaatatatatatattcataaaaccaaacaaaataaaaaattgattattgacgatgaattggttcgtttgtttatatgtaaaaggttttacggaaaatattttctggattttcctgtgtttgtttccCAAAAAATAATTTAGTCAACAGAAAATGATTTACAGGTCAAtgtaaaataagtcattttcttgtaaaatgaCTTATTCTTTTGAATAGCGCAAGCCATTTTCTGGAAAAGAGCTCATCTAtagctaattttatttttatataaaaattaacttaaactaaacttaatattatcatattgataataatttttatttttgtttttaaaaataattaaaatattaatataaaatattatattttcaatattattaaacatacatatttagttatttatatttagtcgtgtaataaattattaatataattaatataatttttttttattttttatttttattttaataataaatatttattacaattataaatatattatagtataaaagttaaaatacgtcataagtctatatactcttcacaaatttgcaatttaatttttatacttttattttcaaaaatttaatctttttacttttcagatttgaaaatcaactccaattattatttttgttgatgtcatatttttaaataaaaaatactcatttaTTAATTATgcaattgaaaaataatataataaaactaaatttaacaaaaaaaatataaatttatatatgtaataaattcaattaaacaataaaatttcgaattaatatttatttcaataaaaataacatttatttaatatttttaagaaatatgtgaaataagataaaatatttatttatcagtagttgaaaaaattaaaagaaaatattaactttattaactTTTTTCATAAAACTATTTTCGGGCGGAAGTTGCAAATAAGTTCAAATCAAAGACAAAAAACACATTAAAATCAATATCATTGATCATTTGAACCAACTTCTCCTCTAAAATCTAAACCAAAAAGCTGTTGATAATAGCAATTGTCATTTCTTTTTTGCAATCCTAAAACCCTAATAAATTCCCAATTTACAGCAAAAAGAGAGAAGGAAAAATCTCGTTTACTCTCAAATTCGATTTTTaagttcatttatttttaattcaaagaTTATATATACCCTTTTCATTTATTTCGACAATCGTTGTTTCAGAGTTCGTTTCTTACTGCTTCCTACTTGTTTGGATAGCAAAagtttctatttttcaaatttctatcacgtttatttatgattatataaaGAAAATGGGATCAAGCTTGCTTCAATGGGAATCCGACCCTCTATTTCCAGCCGCCGAAGTCGTTCAAGATTCAGCTGACAGGTTTTATCTTTCCCTAGAAATATACCCATTTcgaaactttttcaatttttaattattttcctttCGGTTGCTGTTCTCGTGTTAATGTGGCGTATCACACTGCAGACTGCTGAGTTATGTTGTTATGCAAGTTCAAAACTAAAGATTTTTCTTTGTTAATTTGATATTTCCAGGATGGAATCGATTTTTCGCGTTCTTTTGCATGAACAAAATCTTGTTGAAGCTAATAATTATGACCCGAAGCTGCTTACTTTGATTGGGTACCACAGGCGCGATCTTGCTACCATACTTGAAACAGCAAAATGGCAGGCATTGGTTCCTTGTTTAttcttgagtttaattatttcCTGTTAATAGTGTTACATTTGCTTATTCTAATGCTTCCTTTGATTTTATTAGTTGGAAGATTTTGAACGAGCAGTTAACTCATCAGCTAGGATGGCCCGGCCTCACTCTAGGGAGGCTGTGATTTTTAGACAAAAGGAGTTTGTTAGTGCTATTAGAGAACAGATCAACAATGTTGAGAAAAGCTTGGAGAAAATGGCAATGGGAAATCACGCTAAAAACTCTGAATGGAAAAACTTGAATGAACAAGATAAAGATAATTTGGCATTATTCCTTTCTGGGGGATTAACAATCACTGTTATGAGTTCGGtgatagtgacatatttaaaagatTTCTTGATCCAACCACGGCATCATGCTCAACAGATGCTGGAAttgttggaaatgaatgtggAGAAATTGAAGAAGTGAATATGAATGGTAATGCTTATGGTAGCCATTATTATGATTCTTTGGAGGAGAGTAACCTAAGGAAAGTGGATTCTCAAATTTCTATGAAATTGGGTCTAAATGCAATGAATTCTTTCCAAGAGAGTTCTTGTAATAGGAATGCTGACGATGGAAGTTGGTATATAGAAGCTGGTGATAGCAAACCTAAGTGTTTCTTCCATGAGAATAAGCTGAGATGCTCTTCCAGCAGTATGAATCTCATTGGTTTCTTCAATAATCTATGGGGAGGAAGGGTTCCTAGCAGTTATACAAAGCGATTAAAAGATGGGGAAGAAGAGCATTCTCCTTTGCACATTGATGCTTCTCATGCTGCACAGGTACGTTTCAATCCATCTTAACAATATTATTCTTCGGAAGGCATGAATGTGATCAGTAGTCAAGATATGGTGAAGTAGTTAGCTCTGAATTTTGATACTAGCATTTTACAGAACTTCTGAACAATTTGTActatgagtttggtttttttttttttacatgcaTTTAATTTTTAAGCAATACATACCTTTAATTGCTTACCTTTCTTATTGCTTAGTTTTGCAATAAACTCATCAATTCCTCTAGCCTTGGTGCATTGGTCAATGTCCTCAACTTACAGTCTGCATCTCTTTATCAGGGCCAGCATATTGGACTATGTTCAACACTTAAAGACCATGGCCTACAGGGATTACATGGGTTTCTGACAAAGGTCATGCACTTGAGAAGGAGGCTTGGGGCATGCAATGCCAGATTTGATAGATTTTCATATCTCGTTAAAGTTAATCAGCGGTCCATAAAAATGATATTGGCAATAGTATTTGTCTTCACACTTTTAGGTAAGTGCACTATTTGTACATACCGTCTTCTATTTGATTTACTCTACTTGTCCCTGCTAAATTCAAATCTAATATTCctgatatttaattttatattatttatagtaGATAATACTTCTTTAGATTCGCTGTTCAAATCTAATTCAGTTACCTCTCCTAAATTATTAACTtgttgttcaattttattaattttactatataatttattaaaatatatagagGTTATATCCATTAAACTATTAAATCCTTTACTAAGGGtcgaaatattattttcattcttAGAGTCTATATGCATAGTATGATTGCATGTTTTATCTTTGTATAAGCAATTTGTTTCTTCCATATTATTTATCTATGGTACCTAAGACAGTCtgttatgttattatgtcttaGCACTCAAAGGCCTAACGTCTCTCTCAGACTAAAACAGGCAAAACTAAgacaaaataatatatgtatgggccacatttcttttattaacaaaaatattataatgtttagtttgttattagctctgataccaattacgGGGAATGAGGGATGCAGAAGAAGAAGGATTATATTATTACAAAAGGAAAGTTTACAAAAGAAAGATTACAAGGAGAGGATATTTCAAAAGTAAAAGTTTCTAAGACTATTTTGGATTTTGATATCGATCTTCGATGCCTTGTTTAGGCTACATACATCTCTATTtatagtaaaatttcttaattctatttaatttttcttcaatCCCGCACAGTGTTTTTGATAAGGATCCTGTCTCATCATTAACATAGTTGCTTCCACGTTGCGTACATCATTTGTCTGTTGCATAGTCTTGTCATATCGTTTTTCTTCCATGTTGCAACATTTTCTAATGCCTTTTTTTCAAGTTATCTTCTTTTTGTCCATTAGTGTTTCTTCGACATTGTTTCTCCACGTGTCTTGGCCTATTTTGGCTTATCCTTCTTGGATGTTATCTAGATTCATCAATTCTATTTCATCTAGATGTAATAAATCTGATGAAAGTTTTGACGAGTTTCAATTCTCCCATGTATTTCtaatttcctttattatttctGGTGGGAAATCATCAATTTCCATATCAGCTATCTTTTTTAATAATTGTATAGATTCTTCGTCTCTATTATTCTAGATATTTCCAGTTTCATCTGCTACAATTCTTCTCTCATCAGTCTATAAGTCTGATGTCGAAGAACAGTTGACATTAAATCAATCACTGCTTGGGTctgataataattaaaattattataacacttgtcaatattttttgtcaaatgTTCTTTATCTTCTTTGACAGCTGATAAATGAAGGCTTCCTACCATTCTTTGaataatccaaatttgatatggctgataaaatctttatttttcagcaataccaataaaactatttatttaaatataaaaatagtagaaaaaatCATTGTGTTTTACTATTTGTGATAATATAGACTTAATAATTGtaggaaaattttttaataaatgaaaagaaaaattttgaattattatttcttttacaaAACCCCATTCAATACTTTTTATATCAAATGATTCATGATCAAGTCTAAATTTAATAGtaggaaaattttcatttatatcatttgtaaaaatatatgCTTGTAAAAagtattctaaaaaaatatttttaaattgagtttgCTGGTTGCtgatagaggtgtgcatgggccgagCTACCTGGCCCGGCCCAAAAGTCTGCCCGAAAAatgagagggttcgggtaaaaatataggctcgaaatatgggtttgggcaaaaaacaAGGCCTGTTTAGAAAATAGGCCAGGCTCGtgtaaaacttttttggcccgggcccggcttggcccggcccgaattatatactaaatatatatattttttatttttaatcaaatttacattttattttcagttttaatataatcactttttattatatttccaatttgtgtattgttttaagaattgttttaatatcattttttatttgttttttgttttaatatttgttttaaatgtatttgatttattatattttaattttttttatttaatgaaataagctaaaaaattttaatatgagtCGGGCTgggcttaacaattttatttcaaGCCAGGCTTTGACAAATTTTTAGGTCTTTCGAGCCAGgacgggccgggctcgggctcgGGCTCagaaaatgggcttaaaattttgcctgGGCTCGGCCTGGGCCATGCACACCTTTAGTTGCAGataactctatttatttttgaaaaaatatctgctagtaatatttttctagctttattatatagacacaatttaaacattttatttataataggACTATTTGTCCCTTTATTAATACAATATTGAAATATATTATgaagattgtttatctccttaatttttatatattcgaATTCAAGCTCATTAAAATCTCTATATAAAATAGATTCTAATAATAAATCATGAGCTTGATTTTCTTAGttgttttttcaattaaaaattgtGAAAACTTTGTAAGAGCTCTTCTGAAATTAGCTCTTTGCTCAGAAATATAggtttttcatatttcatttataaaattatataattttggtGATAATCCtgattataaaaatcttttatttttggaatttgttgttgtttcaacaaattttttGCTCCTTTTATAATTTCAGAATAACTGGCTTGAAATGCCGAATTTGGATCTTGAGACCAAGGGTATTGACTTACCGTTCTTGGTGTAAAGGATAGTTGAGGTCTAACTGATTGTCTTACCAGTGGATAAGGAACATAATATCTCTGATTAGGATAAAATGATGCTTGTGGAGATATTGTAACAAATCCTTGATTACAATTTATTGTCTTCCCTTTGTTGGGTTTTTTATACAATAGTCCATTCTCCTACTTGTTCTAGAGGTTTTTTACCTCTATTCATAGGGCTTGCTAAGATAATCAACAAGAGTGTTATTAGTGCCTTTCAcacataaaacttcaaaattaaaagtatatatttcATTATACCATCTAATTCTCCTAGGTACAGCTTCTAAACTTTTATTAGTAAGAATTTGTTTAACTGCTTGATTAtcagtttttataataaaattttcagatgcCAAATAGATAAGAAAAGTCTTTATTCCGAAGATTGATATCAGAATCCAAAATAGTCTTAGAAACTTTTACTTTTGAAATATCTTCTTCTTGTAATCTTTCTTTTGTAAACTTTCCTTTTGTAATAATATAATCGTTCTTCTTCCGCATTCCTTATTCCCCGTAATTAGTATCAGAGGCCTTCAGAGTAACGATACTTGAAGAATAAATATCGTAGTATTCATTGTAagtttttatctttaatttacaATTCAGTTAATTCTgtggttatttattttaaaattcatacatcTGTTATTTTGTCTTACTTTTGCCTGTTTAAGTCTCAGAGAGAGACGTTAGGCCTTTGAGTGCtaagacataataacataacaGATGGTCTTATGTACCATAGATAAATAACATGGAAAAAACATATTGTTTATATAAAGATAAAACATGCAATCATACTATGCATATAAACTCTAAGGATTTAATAGTTTAATGGATATAACctctatatattttaataaattatatagtaaagttaataaaattgaacaacaAGTTAATAATTTAGGAGAGGTAACTGAATTAGATTCGAACAACGAATCTAAAGAAGTATTATctactataaataataaattatatcagGTTCTTATTAACAAGAAATGGATTTAGGTCCTTTTATATTACGGTAATAGTAACATAATATTAACTTTATCTGAGGAAGAAGAAACTTCTTCAAAAGAATCATCTTCTActaataaaagaagtaaaaatccttaaaaacagaaaagaaaatatactcgtcaacaaaaatatgatttcCAATCTTATAAAGAACTTATAGAACATTGgaaatttaaatttactaaaaatatagataaaaatgaaagtgttgaatatttaaaattaatagaataattttatgaaaaaataaagacttatttaattatcattatatgttaaattatgatacTATAGACAGTAGTAGTTCTAGTAATTCTGATTATCAAGAAGATTTAAAGGTTACTAGTTATAAATCTGATAAAAAAACACTTCAACAGATGAAGAAGAACCAGAACCATTGGATACTGAACAAATAGATCcttatggaaaaagaaaaatagagtcaGATATTCAAAACGATGATTATATGAGAGCTTTAAATAAAgactttgaaaagttgaaaatacaactagaatttttggtaatcaAACCGAAAATATAGCTACTAATGAAATAAAAACGGAAAATCTAGGAAGTCATCTCGTCAACCTAATCAACCTATACTACATAGGATTGATGATTTAAATATGATTTCTCAAGAATTCATAAAACATGGAATAATCTTGAGTCCTatgaaaatagaattagaaaaaacagaaatagaatttttaggattaaatttatCAGCAAATGGTCTTAAACTACAAGatcatattattataaaaataaaataatttcctgaaaatattaaagatCAAAAATAACTTCAACAATTTTTAGGAATAGTTAATTATGGAAGAAACTTCTTTCCTAACTTATCTAAAAAAGGAGGTgagttatataaaaaattaaataaggatAAACCTTTTAACTGGTCTAAAAAAGATTAAgagattataaaaaatataaaatcaaaaataaattatactcTAAAGGTTTATTTAGCTAAACAAagtgataaattaattttagaaacagaTGCATCACAAAATTATTGGGGAtgtattttaaaagctaaaacaattaaaaatgaagaattaatatgtggatatagttcaggtaaatttaaaccaaatgaaattaattatgctatatatgaaaaagaattattagctattaaaaaaggaagaaagactgtttttatatatttggcatctgaaaattttattataaaaactaaTAATTAGGCAGCTAAACAATTTTTTACTAATCAAAATTTAGAAACTGTACCTAGGAGAATTAGATGGTATAATGAAAtatgtacttttaattttgaagttttatatgtGAAAGGCACTGATAATACTCTTGCTGATTATCTTAGCAGGCCATATGAATAGAGATAAAAAACTTCTAGAACAAGTAGGAGAATGAACTACTGTCCATAAAAAACCCAACAAAGGGAAGACAATAAATCCTAATCTAAGGATTTGTTACAATATATCCACAAGCATCATTTCATCCTAATCAGGGATATTATGTTCATTATCCACTAGTAAGACAACTAGTTAGATCTCAATTATCCTTTACACCAAGAACGGTAAGCCAATACCTTTGGTCTCAAGATTCAAATTCGACATTTCAAGCCAGTTATTCTGAAATTATAAAAGGAGCGGaaatttgttgaaacaacaacaaattctaaaaataaaatatttttataatccagaattatataattttataaataaaatatggaaaacccatatttCTGAACAAAGAGCTAATTTCTGAACAAAGAGCTCTTACAAAGTTTTCATAATATTTAGttaaaaaaacaactaaagaaaatgaagctcatgatttattattaaaatctattttatatagagattttaataataaatcatttttaGCTTGTCAGGCACTCTCTGTAAAACCCTTTTCATGCTTGTTTGTACAATCACTTTTGAGATGCTATGCTTGTGTGAATTGGAAATTACATGAACCGAGAGACCAATGTGGAAAACCATAAGTGTGTTTTCCAATGATGTTATCTTTAAGAGCTTAATTTTCATGCAATAGATGGAAAAATGATATCTccttttaatttaaacatttaattcagaatttgaggtaaaaaaaaaaagggatgtAGGAGAAGGGTTCCTTTTGGTTGTACTTAGCTTATGGACTTTTTGTTAAACAGTTGCATGTTTCTTGCTCACACGGTTCTTGTTGTTAAATTCACTCTCAAAGGAGTTAACCTAAGGAAAATAATCCTGCCAAGCAGCAAGACTTTACAAATTCATCTTACTCTCCCATAAAAACTTTTAGGCGTTAATATATAAGTTCCATGGATAAATTTCAGGGAATCAAATTGTTTATTTGGGGCCTTGGatataaaattaatcattatCCCATAATTTTATTCATGCAGGTATATTGATCTTCCATATTGCTTGAAAGTGGTCATTTGCTGTTTAATAGGAATATCGTTGCATCTGCAAAGTGGGTTTTGAGTGGAGTTGCGGCGCAGATTACTTGCTCGGCTCCCATAGCAAGTTGAGGAGCCAACCATCAGTAACTACATTCTGAGATTGGTAGGCAAGCAGCCTTTAGATTTTGCTGCTATCTACAATACAGAAGTAGCTAATACAAATGTATGTACTCCAGCAATTCATCTAAGAAATTTGTACATATGAATGGCATGCCATTTCACAGATCTACTTTGTTAGTCAAAACTTATATAACCTGTATATAA from Gossypium hirsutum isolate 1008001.06 chromosome A04, Gossypium_hirsutum_v2.1, whole genome shotgun sequence includes:
- the LOC107948380 gene encoding uncharacterized protein isoform X3 — its product is MGSSLLQWESDPLFPAAEVVQDSADRMESIFRVLLHEQNLVEANNYDPKLLTLIGYHRRDLATILETAKWQLEDFERAVNSSARMARPHSREAVIFRQKEFVSAIREQINNVEKSLEKMAMGNHAKNSEWKNLNEQDKDNLALFLSGGLTITVMSSVIVTYLKDFLIQPRHHAQQMLELLEMNVEKLKK
- the LOC107948380 gene encoding uncharacterized protein isoform X2: MNGNAYGSHYYDSLEESNLRKVDSQISMKLGLNAMNSFQESSCNRNADDGSWYIEAGDSKPKCFFHENKLRCSSSSMNLIGFFNNLWGGRVPSSYTKRLKDGEEEHSPLHIDASHAAQGQHIGLCSTLKDHGLQGLHGFLTKVMHLRRRLGACNARFDRFSYLVKVNQRSIKMILAIVFVFTLLGILIFHIA
- the LOC107948380 gene encoding uncharacterized protein isoform X1; translation: MNGNAYGSHYYDSLEESNLRKVDSQISMKLGLNAMNSFQESSCNRNADDGSWYIEAGDSKPKCFFHENKLRCSSSSMNLIGFFNNLWGGRVPSSYTKRLKDGEEEHSPLHIDASHAAQGQHIGLCSTLKDHGLQGLHGFLTKVMHLRRRLGACNARFDRFSYLVKVNQRSIKMILAIVFVFTLLGKCTICTYRLLFDLLYLSLLNSNLIFLIFNFILFIVDNTSLDSLFKSNSVTSPKLLTCCSILLILLYNLLKYIEVISIKLLNPLLRVEILFSFLESICIV